The Pseudomonas hefeiensis genomic sequence TGAGCCAGTTGGGCGTCGAGGCGACGCACTTCTGCCTGGAAGGGACGCGGGTCGATCTGGAACAGCAAATCACCTTTCTTGACCAGAGCGCCTTCGGTGAACGCTACGTTGTCGATCTGCCCTGAAACGCGGGGTCGGATCTCGACGGTTTCCGGCGCCTCGAGGCGCCCGGTGAATTCGTCCCACTCGTTGACCGGTTGTTCCAGCACCTTCGCCACACTGACTTTGGCCGCCGGCATGGACGCCGCCGTATCAGGGGTCTTGCCGCATGCACTCATCACCAGCACCGCCATCAGTGCGAGGGGAAAGCGCAGTTTTGAAAGTGAATATTCCATGGATAGTATCCGCCAAGAGTATTGAGATGGGCGGATCATGCGGGGGGAGGCGGTGAGGCACGAATCGAATGAAGCAAAGGTAACTATCATTCGGAATGATATAAGACATCGCCCAGCCCTCTAGCTGAGGGCTTTCGTTAGGCTGCTATCAATTTTGTTGATATCCCTTCAGGTTGCCGGAGGCGCTGAACGGCAAGAACGCTACTGCGGCAGGTAGCGGTCATGGATGCGCTGGATCTCGCCGCTGGCGCGCAGGCTTTCAATGGCTGCGCGCAGCTTCTCGACCATCTTCGGCGAACAGCGTCTGGAGCAGGCCAGATAGAGATCGGCGCTGCTATTGACCGGACTCATGAGCAGTTTGCGCTTGGACACCTTTGGCCAAATGTACCGACTCTCAGGGACGCCGTTGAACCAGGCGTCGATACGTCCCATCAAGAGCATCTGGGCAGGGTTGTCGCCGATGGCCAGCGGATAGATCTGGTCGTCGCTGAACCCTTCGGTGCGCAGGATCTCCTGCTGCGCGCTTCCCAGGCCGACGCCGATTTTGCGGAAGGTTTGCCGGGCTTCGGCGAAGCTGCTCACTGGCCGGTCGAGGGTGAAGAAGGCTCGCTCCATGGGCATGACCGAAGCGATCCAGGTGAAGCGATCCTCACGTTCCGGTGTACGCGACAGCGGCGCGATCAAGTGATTGCGCTGTTCGCTGACGTGCTTCTGCGACCGGGCCCAGGGGAGGATATGGAGCTGCACGGCATACCCGGCCTTGGCCATGGCCGCCACGGCCACATCACCGACAATTCCGTGCCCCTTGGGGTCATCGACAAACGTCAGCGGTGGTGCGTCCAGTATGTGCAGTTCAATCGTCAAGGGTGCGGCGTACGCGCTACAGACAATCAGCATCGGCAGCACCAGACATAGGCGCGAAAGTGCTTTTGTACGGCCTTCCAATACACATTTGATCCGGCTCATGATCGATACTTCAGGCATTGAAAGTGATGCGCCGTTCCAAACGCACGGCGCCGGAAACATCGTCCTGCCATGTTCACCACGGCTTTTTATTAGTACCTATCAACGCTGTCGGCCTGACTGCGTGTATCTGAAGGTATAGATCATCCAGCCGACAAAAACCTTGTTTACCCGAGACGGGTCCTGGCTTGTTCAGCAATCAGTTGGGCCAGTATTCGCACCGGTTCGGCGAGGCTGGACCGATGCACGAGCCCGATATCCCGATGGAAGGCGTGCGGTCCAAGGTCGAGGGCTCGCACACCTGCCGGCCAATCATGATGAGCGGCTGTCTGCGGCACCAATGCCACGCCTACACCGTTTTCAACCAGCTTGATGATGGCCTCCAGTTCATCCAGCTCGCACACCTCGCGCAAAGTGAAGTGCATTTGCCGCAGGAAACGATCCACCTGCCTGCCGCCAAATGATGCGCGGTCGTATCGGATAAATGGAAGGCTGGAAAGGAGTGCAGCCCAATCCTCTCCCGACACTTCGCGCGGAACAATCAGTCGATAGGGCTCAAGCGCCAGAGTCGTCCAGCGCAGGTCGTTTTGAAGGGGGAAGGGCGGACGAATAATGGCCGCCATGTCGATTTCGCCAGCATCCACCAGGTTTACCAACTCCATCGACACCCCTGGGAGTACCCGTGTACGGCACTGGGGACATTGTTGGTGGAACCTGGCCAGCGCATCCGGCAGATAGGAGCGCTGGACCGACGCAATGGCGCCGATGTTGATCAGGACGCTGGCTGTAAGCTCCGCAGTGCCGCCGCCCAGATTGTCGTAGAGGCGAAGCAACTCTTGCGCCTGCAGGAGTACCTGGTGTCCCTTGCGGTTAAGGTGAGCCGAGCGTCCTTTCCTATCGAATATTTCGAAACCCAGCTGCGCCTCCAGGCGCTGGATCTGTGCGCTCACCGCGGCCTGGGTGAGGCCGATCCGGTTCCCTGCCGCGGCGAATGTGCCTTCCCGTGCTACGGCGATGAGTGTCTTGAGTTCTTTGATCATTCACAAATATTAATTGTGTTTCTAAGCAATATATATTGATTTTTTTGCGTTCGGCGGCGCCTTACGATGGCTTCATCCGCAAAAAAACAAAAGGAATCCTGATGAGCCTCTCTCCCTTCCACCTCGCAATTCCGGTTTACGACCTCGCTGGCGCACGCACTTTTTACGGTGAAGTGTTTGGACTGCCAGAGGGTCGCTCAAGCGCCCAATGGGTCGACTTCAACTTTTACGGCCATCAACTGGTGATCCATGAGCAACCAAAGACTGCTTCCCAAGAGAGCGTCCATAGCAATCCGGTAGACGGCCATGACGTACCTGTTCCTCACTTCGGCATAATTCTGGGCTGGGAAGAATGGGAAGCGCTGGCCGAGCGATTGAAATCCTTCGGCACCGAGTTTGTGATTGAGCCCTACATTCGTTTCAAGGGCCAGGTTGGCGAGCAGGCCACGATGTTTCTGTTCGATCCCTGTGGTAACGCGCTTGAATTCAAGGCGTTCAAGGATATGAGCCAGCTCTTTGCAAAGTAATACAAACAAAGGTGGACAGGCGCAGGGCTGCGCCTGCTTACAAAGCGCTCAATGCATCTTGCTGTGATCGCGACCGTCCATATTGTTAAGCGCCCGAACCGGTGCTTGCACATCAACCGTTTCTTGCTCGCCCCTGGCATTTTCAACCGTCAGGGTCAGCGCAACGCTATCGCCTTCTTTCATTTGGCCGGTCAGGCCCATCAGCATCACGTGATAGCCGTTTGGATCAAAACTGACGGCCTTGCCCGCTGGCAGATTGACGGATGCCACCGGCCCCATTCTCATCACGTCGTTGCTCATGGTCATTTCGTGTATCTGCACGTCCCTGGCCACGGGGGAGGTCACGCTGAGCAGTTTGCTGTCGCTGTCGGCGGTGACGGTCATGAACGCGCCCGTTGCGGACTGGTTCGCAACGGTGGCGCGTACCCAAACGTCATCGACTTTGGCTTGCGCCGAAACCTGGAACGCGAACCCTAGCAATGCCAGACCGATTACAGCGTTTGTGAGGATTCTGTTCAAAACAGGGCGCATCAGCAGACCTCCATGACAGTCAGCAGATCTTCGGTACACTCTTGTGCCGAAAGGGATTGAGACAGCCCCAGGCGCAACGTACCCCGGGAGTCGTAGACAAAACTGGTGGCGGTGTGCGACAGGGTGTAAGTAGAGCCTGCCGGCACTTTTTCGTAGAACACATCGAACTCTTTGGCCGTGGCCGCGGTTTCTTCGAGTGTGCCGTACAGAGCGACGAAGGAAGGGTCGAACGTCTTGACGTAGGCGTCGAGGATTTGCGGAGTATCGCGCTCAGGATCCAGGGTGATGAAGATCACCTGAAGCCGCTCGCCGTCGCGTCCCATCAACTTCTTGATGGTCGCAGCCCGGGCCAGGGTGGTCGGACAGATCGCTGGGCACTGGGTAAAGCCAAAGAAAACCATCGGCATCATGCCGCGAAAACTCGACAGCGACTGGGTGTTGCCTTCGGTGTCCTTGAGCTTGAAGGTACGCCCCAGAATCTTGTCGCTCAGATCCTTGCCGTACTTGTACGACAGTTCGCCACGCGTGTCGCAGCCGGCGACCAGGCCCAGCCCGAGCACGCCCATGCCTGCAATCACCTTGCGGCGAGTCAACAAAGCCGTCATTTATTACCGCCTTTTGCATGCCCGTCAGTCGGCAGGACTGGCGGGCGGGTTAGCCATAAAAGCGGCGCATGATACCAAAGTGCGCTGCTGCGCCGGTTTGCGATCACCGGGCAGAACGGCGTGGGGCGACAAAAGGTGTAAGAAAAGGTGACAGGCGATTCTGTGATTGTCCCCTTAAGAACCGCACACACATGCGCTCGGGAGATCATCTTCGACTTCAGCAACCTTCGGGGCGACAGAAATGATTTGTCAGGGCTGGATGTCGATGTCTTGACTCCGTTGTTCGACAGTTGGATCACCGCCATGCCCTTGGTCAGCAGGCCGGTCATCGGGTAGCGTTTCAGAGGCTGTCCGGATCGCCAAAAAACATTTTGACTGGGCTCTAGAACTATATTCAGGCAGAAAAATTTCAAATATGCCCCCAGTTGCATGTGATGCTCGAGCAGTTGCGAGCGCACACCCTGGCGGTAATCCTGCGTGGGACTTGATGGCTTTCGGTGGCACAGCCCTTTTGAAATTGTCTGGTTCGCCCGCTTTGCAGATGCTCACTGGTTGCCAGTCTGTCGGGTATCTACTGATGGATCTCCGTCACGGACATGGTGAACACCAACCTGGATCTGCCAGCGTTGGAATAGGAGTGAGGTACATCGGTTTTGGCCACCGCCGAGCTTCCCGCAGGTATGACCAACTCTGTTTCCCCTACCACGCATTTCAGCGTGCCTTTCTCCACATGAAACAGTTCAAGCGTGCCCTGAGGATGCCCCTGCGAAGCGAAGGATTCGCCTGGGTGCATTTCCCAACGCCACAGCTCGATCATATTAGGGCCGGACGTTCCCGCCAGAAGGCGCGCCGTTCCTCCCAGGTCACCGGTCCAGAGCGTGGGGATGTCTTGGCTGTCGATGATATGGGCGGATGGGGCTTCGGTCACATTGACGACGTCTGCAACAGACAGCCCAAGCGCGGCGGCAATTTTGCAAAGGATGCCGATACTGGGGTTCGCCGTACATTTCTCAATTTCGACGACCATTCCTTTGCTCACCCCTGAGCGGCGGGAAAGCTCATCCAACGTGATCTTCTGTGCTTTGCGCGCCTGTTTGAGTGTGCGCGCAACGGCCAGGCTGACGGTTTGAGCGTCAGCACCCGGGGTAGTCGACAGGCTGTTATTCGTGGTCATTGATGAGGGTCATGAGAAAAAATGTGTGGGGATTCTCAGCCTTTAACAATCGCTCCGTCAATCTGCATACACGTTATAGTAGATGATATCAGTCATTATATTGACTTTATTGGTCGTCGCTGGCTAGCATGAAATGACATTTGGGTTCCTGGAGGTTTTTGATGCTGTCCGTACTGCCGTTGATCGATCAAGCCGTTGCAGAATTGGCTCCGGAGTTCAGGGCCCTGAGCGTTGTGGTGGAAGCTGCGCCACTGGCTCATCCTGAGGTAGCTCAGGGCGCGCTGGACCGTGCTTGCAAGGCTGTGCAGGAAGGTGGGCCAAGCTGGGGAGAGGCCCATCTGGCCGCATGGGCTGAAACATTCCGAAAGTTCGGGGCCAAGCCGCAGCGCACGCCTTGTTCAGCTGAAGCACTGCGTAAACGGGTTTTACGTGACGGCAGCTTGCCGAGCTTGGATCCCATCGTCGATCTCTACAACGCCATCAGCATTGAGTATGCCATCCCGGTTGGCGGGGAAAACATTGAAGCCTATGTGGGTTCCCCACGGCTGGTAGTCGCAGATGGCACTGAGCCTTTTGACACCATGAAAGAGGGTGCTCCTGCTTTCGAGTATCCAGACGCCGGCGAGGTTGTCTGGCGTGATGACAAAGGTGTGACCTGCCGTCGCTGGAATTGGCGGCAAGGTGTCAGGACCCGTCTCGGTGCTGATGCGAAGTGCATGTGGTTCATTCTGGAGAGTTTGCCGGCGATGCCGCTTGAAGCCTTGACGGAGGCGGGGGACAAGCTGATCGAAGGGTTGCAGCAAATGATGCCAGGCGTCCAGATCGAAAGCTCATTGATTGGACCTGGGGTCCAATAGTCGACAGACCACTGCTGGGAGTGATGACGATGTTTACCGGCCTTAGTGCATTTCCTCTGACGCCTATGGATGAGCAGGGTGTGGACGAAATTGCTTTTACCCGTCTTGTGCAGCAACTGGTGGCGGCGAAAGTAGATTCCATCGGGGCTCTCGGATCCACCGGAAGTTATGCGTATCTTTCCCGAGCCGAACGTTCTCGAGTTGCTCAGTTGGCAGTAGAGGCCGCGGAGGGTGTGCCTGTGATGGTGAGTATCGGCGCGCTGCGTACACGCGACGTTTTGCTGCTGGCTGAGGATGCGCAAGCCGTGGGAGTCAAAGCCTTGTTGCTGCCACCCGTGTCATATCAAAAACTGACTCAGGACGATGTTTTTTCGATGTACGAAAGGGTTTCGGCCAACGTCTCAGTTCCGCTATGTGTCTATGACAATCCGGGTACCACCCATTTCGATTTTACCGATGAGTTACATGGGCGTATCGCGGAGCTACCCAACGTCAGGTCAATCAAAATTCCGGGCGTCCCCGACGCGCCGCACCTGGCCAGGGAGCGCGTGGAACGTCTGCGAAAATTGATTCCGAGCCACGTGACGATCGGAATAAGCGGAGATGCGTTAGCTGCTATTGGCATGAATGCCGGCTGCGATGCCTGGTACTCCGTCATGGGCGGTTTGTTCCCCAACACAGCGCTCGCCATCACGCGAGCTGCATTGTCAGGGGACGCCGCTGAAGCCGTGCGCCTTTCTGAATCGTTGAAGCCGCTTTGGGCTTTGTTCAGGCAATTTGGCGGTAGCTTTCGAGTGATAGCAACAGCGGCGGAGCTACGCGGGTTTACTCACTCTCCGAGTGTACCTTTGCCACTCAGAACCATTGCAGGAGAAGGACGCGAGCAAATTGCAGCAGTGATAGATGCGCTTGAATTGAGCTGAGCACCGCGGGAGCATTCTGGCTCATCATGGTTGAGGAGGCAGAAACCCAACTGTCTACAGTTTCAAAAACGTCGTGAAATGGTCCTGGTGTCCCTCCAGGATTTCCCTGGGCAGGATCGTGCCAACACCTCCTCGATGCTGAAGGCCATGAGAAAGCACATGAGCAAGGATTTGCTCCTTGGTCATGTTGCCCGGTTTGCCGTCTTTGAAGATAAATGCCACAGGTTCAGACAGCTCCGTTGCAGTGACTGATTTTGTGTAGTCAACAAACCATTGATTTGCCTTTGTGAATGCCTCTTCTAGCTGACGCAGGTCTTGCGTGCGGATTCCACGCGCATTTGGACACCCATTCCACGAACACTTGGACAGCGATTCCACGCTGACTTGGACACTCATTCCACGGCCACTTGGACACTGATTCCACGAGCACTTGGACAGTGATTTCTCACTGATCCGATCCACGCTCAGGCAGGCGGCAACGCAGGACTATTCACTACCATCGGCCTCTTTTATCGAAGCGAA encodes the following:
- a CDS encoding DinB family protein codes for the protein MSVQVSVESLSKCSWNGCPNARGIRTQDLRQLEEAFTKANQWFVDYTKSVTATELSEPVAFIFKDGKPGNMTKEQILAHVLSHGLQHRGGVGTILPREILEGHQDHFTTFLKL
- a CDS encoding helix-turn-helix domain-containing protein, with product MTTNNSLSTTPGADAQTVSLAVARTLKQARKAQKITLDELSRRSGVSKGMVVEIEKCTANPSIGILCKIAAALGLSVADVVNVTEAPSAHIIDSQDIPTLWTGDLGGTARLLAGTSGPNMIELWRWEMHPGESFASQGHPQGTLELFHVEKGTLKCVVGETELVIPAGSSAVAKTDVPHSYSNAGRSRLVFTMSVTEIHQ
- a CDS encoding SCO family protein translates to MTALLTRRKVIAGMGVLGLGLVAGCDTRGELSYKYGKDLSDKILGRTFKLKDTEGNTQSLSSFRGMMPMVFFGFTQCPAICPTTLARAATIKKLMGRDGERLQVIFITLDPERDTPQILDAYVKTFDPSFVALYGTLEETAATAKEFDVFYEKVPAGSTYTLSHTATSFVYDSRGTLRLGLSQSLSAQECTEDLLTVMEVC
- a CDS encoding B3/B4 domain-containing protein, whose translation is MLSVLPLIDQAVAELAPEFRALSVVVEAAPLAHPEVAQGALDRACKAVQEGGPSWGEAHLAAWAETFRKFGAKPQRTPCSAEALRKRVLRDGSLPSLDPIVDLYNAISIEYAIPVGGENIEAYVGSPRLVVADGTEPFDTMKEGAPAFEYPDAGEVVWRDDKGVTCRRWNWRQGVRTRLGADAKCMWFILESLPAMPLEALTEAGDKLIEGLQQMMPGVQIESSLIGPGVQ
- a CDS encoding LysR substrate-binding domain-containing protein — protein: MIKELKTLIAVAREGTFAAAGNRIGLTQAAVSAQIQRLEAQLGFEIFDRKGRSAHLNRKGHQVLLQAQELLRLYDNLGGGTAELTASVLINIGAIASVQRSYLPDALARFHQQCPQCRTRVLPGVSMELVNLVDAGEIDMAAIIRPPFPLQNDLRWTTLALEPYRLIVPREVSGEDWAALLSSLPFIRYDRASFGGRQVDRFLRQMHFTLREVCELDELEAIIKLVENGVGVALVPQTAAHHDWPAGVRALDLGPHAFHRDIGLVHRSSLAEPVRILAQLIAEQARTRLG
- a CDS encoding VOC family protein; its protein translation is MSLSPFHLAIPVYDLAGARTFYGEVFGLPEGRSSAQWVDFNFYGHQLVIHEQPKTASQESVHSNPVDGHDVPVPHFGIILGWEEWEALAERLKSFGTEFVIEPYIRFKGQVGEQATMFLFDPCGNALEFKAFKDMSQLFAK
- a CDS encoding dihydrodipicolinate synthase family protein, whose protein sequence is MFTGLSAFPLTPMDEQGVDEIAFTRLVQQLVAAKVDSIGALGSTGSYAYLSRAERSRVAQLAVEAAEGVPVMVSIGALRTRDVLLLAEDAQAVGVKALLLPPVSYQKLTQDDVFSMYERVSANVSVPLCVYDNPGTTHFDFTDELHGRIAELPNVRSIKIPGVPDAPHLARERVERLRKLIPSHVTIGISGDALAAIGMNAGCDAWYSVMGGLFPNTALAITRAALSGDAAEAVRLSESLKPLWALFRQFGGSFRVIATAAELRGFTHSPSVPLPLRTIAGEGREQIAAVIDALELS
- a CDS encoding substrate-binding periplasmic protein; amino-acid sequence: MSRIKCVLEGRTKALSRLCLVLPMLIVCSAYAAPLTIELHILDAPPLTFVDDPKGHGIVGDVAVAAMAKAGYAVQLHILPWARSQKHVSEQRNHLIAPLSRTPEREDRFTWIASVMPMERAFFTLDRPVSSFAEARQTFRKIGVGLGSAQQEILRTEGFSDDQIYPLAIGDNPAQMLLMGRIDAWFNGVPESRYIWPKVSKRKLLMSPVNSSADLYLACSRRCSPKMVEKLRAAIESLRASGEIQRIHDRYLPQ
- a CDS encoding copper chaperone PCu(A)C, whose translation is MRPVLNRILTNAVIGLALLGFAFQVSAQAKVDDVWVRATVANQSATGAFMTVTADSDSKLLSVTSPVARDVQIHEMTMSNDVMRMGPVASVNLPAGKAVSFDPNGYHVMLMGLTGQMKEGDSVALTLTVENARGEQETVDVQAPVRALNNMDGRDHSKMH